From Zingiber officinale cultivar Zhangliang chromosome 5B, Zo_v1.1, whole genome shotgun sequence, the proteins below share one genomic window:
- the LOC121987020 gene encoding OVARIAN TUMOR DOMAIN-containing deubiquitinating enzyme 1-like → MASPPEREPKMRNSPSDSDSVTASAASSTSGDASDSVSPEEQPSAPAASSTSVSQEPSDDDAASISDCGDSSLSSLGNGEYAESDDDSGYLGDKEYLSYLAAEYESGNIIELLQDKYSRFRRAKGDDNCFFRAFMFAYLEHLLETQDKAQFDSAIEKVEHCRKTLKFGDPDYIAEDYFSVFITMLDCIQRGNLSHEELLWKNNYRYVSNYLVFFLKIVASVELFSKAEFYKPFIAGFENLKLEKVFCKSSVELMGECDQVRVKALTDALGVQLRIEHVVQSSNHSIIPQLQHHDYQPSASCGTAAEDRPPAITLLHRCGRYYILYP, encoded by the exons ATGGCGAGTCCACCAGAACGGGAGCCGAAGATGAGGAATTCCCCCAGCGACTCCGATTCCGTCACTGCCTCTGCTGCATCCTCGACCTCTGGCGACGCCTCCGATTCCGTCTCTCCGGAGGAGCAGCCCTCCGCGCCGGCTGCATCTTCGACCTCCG TCTCGCAGGAGCCGTCCGACGACGACGCCGCCTCGATCTCGGACTGCGGAGATTCG AGTTTGTCCTCCCTCGGTAACGGCGAGTATGCCGAATCTGACGATGATTCCGGCTACCTGGGAGATAAG GAATATCTTTCCTATTTGGCCGCAGAGTATGAATCGGGCAACATCATAGAG CTTCTTCAAGACAAATATTCTAGATTTAGGCGTGCAAAAGGAGATGACAATTGTTTTTTTCGCGCCTTTATGTTCGCCTACTTG GAGCATTTGCTGGAGACTCAAGATAAAGCTCAGTTTGATTCTGCTATCGAAAAGGTTGAACATTGTAGGAAGACATTGAAGTTTGGAGATCCAGATTATATAGCTGAGGACTACTTTTCG GTATTCATTACCATGCTGGACTGTATTCAGAGAGGGAATCTAAG TCATGAGGAGCTACTATGGAAGAACAACTATAGATATGTTTCAAATTATC TTGTTTTCTTCCTCAAAATTGTTGCATCTGTTGAATTGTTCTCCAAAGCAGAGTTCTACAAGCCATTTATTGCtggatttgaaaatttaaaattggaaAAGGTG TTCTGCAAGAGCTCAGTGGAGCTGATGGGGGAATGCGACCAAGTGCGAGTCAAAGCTCTAACTGATGCTTTAGGAGTTCAGTTACGGATTGAACATGTTGTTCAGAGCTCGAACCACTCTATTATTCCACAGCTGCAGCACCATGACTACCAACCCTCTGCAAGCTGTGGCACAGCAGCTGAGGACCGCCCACCTGCCATCACCTTGCTGCATCGATGTGGCCGTTATTACATTCTGTACCCCTAA
- the LOC121985843 gene encoding putative serine/threonine-protein kinase isoform X2, whose protein sequence is MSRTLAAALGGAAGAVTVVGITVIIFVYYCLLRNRSISKTSETNSSDPSLQAGQNVETAELHGTQCFTLEELNLATKNFNSINLIGYGLLGQVHKGLLQNGILVAIERRSSSPSPQFIEEVRYLSSIRHRNLVSLLGYCQENDLQMLIYEYIPNGSVSTRLYGSVQSLTGKLEFKHRLSIAIGAAKGMVHLHSLNPPLIHTNFSTMKVLLGEDLTPKVADAGIRGLLNRIDGAASSSRMSEDDPFLDPDVCASGRFSVKSDVYSFGVFLLELVTGRDVASDRSIIHQTQNYQDGSDILKLVDDRMGSNFSPEGIKAFMWLIAWCLNSPSEERPSMRFVELELCRIHEKEMSLTTVMGEGTTTVTLGSQLFTT, encoded by the exons ATGTCAAGGACTCTTGCAGCAGCTCTAGGAGGTGCTGCAGGAGCTGTGACTGTTGTGGGGATAACGGTTATTATATTTGTATACTATTGTTTGCTGCGTAATAGGAGCATCTCAAAAACATCAGAGACAAATTCTTCTGATCCATCCCTACAAG CTGGACAGAACGTTGAGACAGCAGAATTGCATGGAACTCAATGTTTTACACTCGAGGAGTTAAATTTGGCTACAAAAAATTTCAACAGCATCAACCTGATTGGCTATGGATTGCTCGGACAAGTGCACAAGGGTTTGCTTCAAAATGGTATTCTTGTAGCTATAGAAAGAAGGTCATCTTCCCCAAGCCCACAATTTATTGAAGAG GTTCGCTATCTTTCTTCTATTCGCCACAGAAACCTTGTGAGCCTTTTAGGTTACTGTCAGGAAAATGATCTGCAGATGCTTATCTATGAGTATATACCAAATGGAAGTGTCTCAACTCGCTTATATG GTTCAGTTCAATCATTGACTGGAAAATTGGAATTCAAGCACAGGCTTTCCATAGCCATTGGGGCAGCTAAAG GCATGGTCCATCTGCATTCCCTGAATCCTCCTCTGATTCACACGAACTTTAGTACAATGAAGGTTCTTTTAGGTGAGGACTTGACACCTAAAGTTGCAGATGCTGGTATCCGTGGTTTACTTAATCGCATTGACGGTGCTGCTTCATCTTCAAGGATGTCTGAAGATGATCCTTTCCTTGATCCCGA TGTGTGCGCGTCTGGAAGATTCTCCGTAAAGAGTGATGTATATAGCTTCGGTGTGTTTCTTCTTGAGTTAGTAACTGGAAGAGACGTTGCATCTGATAGAAGCATCATTCATCAG ACACAAAACTATCAGGATGGCAGCGATATCTTAAAACTCGTCGATGACAGGATGGGCAGCAACTTCTCCCCAGAAGGAATCAAGGCATTCATGTGGCTAATTGCATGGTGTCTGAACTCGCCGAGCGAGGAACGCCCGTCCATGAGATTCGTTGAACTGGAACTTTGCCGGATTCATGAGAAAGAAATGAGCTTGACTACCGTCATGGGCGAAGGAACTACTACTGTGACCCTTGGAAGCCAGTTATTTACTACCTAA
- the LOC121985843 gene encoding putative serine/threonine-protein kinase isoform X1 codes for MKRHRRELKSSFWKKLQMSRTLAAALGGAAGAVTVVGITVIIFVYYCLLRNRSISKTSETNSSDPSLQAGQNVETAELHGTQCFTLEELNLATKNFNSINLIGYGLLGQVHKGLLQNGILVAIERRSSSPSPQFIEEVRYLSSIRHRNLVSLLGYCQENDLQMLIYEYIPNGSVSTRLYGSVQSLTGKLEFKHRLSIAIGAAKGMVHLHSLNPPLIHTNFSTMKVLLGEDLTPKVADAGIRGLLNRIDGAASSSRMSEDDPFLDPDVCASGRFSVKSDVYSFGVFLLELVTGRDVASDRSIIHQTQNYQDGSDILKLVDDRMGSNFSPEGIKAFMWLIAWCLNSPSEERPSMRFVELELCRIHEKEMSLTTVMGEGTTTVTLGSQLFTT; via the exons ATGAAGCGACATCGTCGTGAGCTGAAGTCCTCGTTCTGGAAAAAATTGCAG ATGTCAAGGACTCTTGCAGCAGCTCTAGGAGGTGCTGCAGGAGCTGTGACTGTTGTGGGGATAACGGTTATTATATTTGTATACTATTGTTTGCTGCGTAATAGGAGCATCTCAAAAACATCAGAGACAAATTCTTCTGATCCATCCCTACAAG CTGGACAGAACGTTGAGACAGCAGAATTGCATGGAACTCAATGTTTTACACTCGAGGAGTTAAATTTGGCTACAAAAAATTTCAACAGCATCAACCTGATTGGCTATGGATTGCTCGGACAAGTGCACAAGGGTTTGCTTCAAAATGGTATTCTTGTAGCTATAGAAAGAAGGTCATCTTCCCCAAGCCCACAATTTATTGAAGAG GTTCGCTATCTTTCTTCTATTCGCCACAGAAACCTTGTGAGCCTTTTAGGTTACTGTCAGGAAAATGATCTGCAGATGCTTATCTATGAGTATATACCAAATGGAAGTGTCTCAACTCGCTTATATG GTTCAGTTCAATCATTGACTGGAAAATTGGAATTCAAGCACAGGCTTTCCATAGCCATTGGGGCAGCTAAAG GCATGGTCCATCTGCATTCCCTGAATCCTCCTCTGATTCACACGAACTTTAGTACAATGAAGGTTCTTTTAGGTGAGGACTTGACACCTAAAGTTGCAGATGCTGGTATCCGTGGTTTACTTAATCGCATTGACGGTGCTGCTTCATCTTCAAGGATGTCTGAAGATGATCCTTTCCTTGATCCCGA TGTGTGCGCGTCTGGAAGATTCTCCGTAAAGAGTGATGTATATAGCTTCGGTGTGTTTCTTCTTGAGTTAGTAACTGGAAGAGACGTTGCATCTGATAGAAGCATCATTCATCAG ACACAAAACTATCAGGATGGCAGCGATATCTTAAAACTCGTCGATGACAGGATGGGCAGCAACTTCTCCCCAGAAGGAATCAAGGCATTCATGTGGCTAATTGCATGGTGTCTGAACTCGCCGAGCGAGGAACGCCCGTCCATGAGATTCGTTGAACTGGAACTTTGCCGGATTCATGAGAAAGAAATGAGCTTGACTACCGTCATGGGCGAAGGAACTACTACTGTGACCCTTGGAAGCCAGTTATTTACTACCTAA
- the LOC121987022 gene encoding adenylate isopentenyltransferase 5, chloroplastic-like produces MAKAKVVFVMGATGTGKSRLAIDLALRFGGEVVNSDKMQIYDGLHVITNKVTDEERQGVPHHLLGGFPPDADFTAGDFRDEATRAVESITLRCRLPVVAGGSNSFIEELVEGADRQFLRRFECCFLWVDVHPPVLHRFLGERVDRMVASGLVDEVRALFDPDVVADYSRGARRAIGVLEMDRFLRAEAENAEESVKAALMEAAIDEIKAKTCELTCCQLQKINRLCGSFGRRVRKVDATDVLVKGRAAADAAWEELVVGPSVDFVADFLQREESPEAEKQQLGATLTNEPVA; encoded by the coding sequence ATGGCAAAGGCGAAGGTTGTGTTCGTGATGGGCGCGACGGGCACCGGAAAGTCTCGTCTCGCCATCGACCTCGCCCTCCGCTTCGGCGGTGAAGTCGTCAACTCCGACAAAATGCAAATCTATGACGGCCTCCACGTCATCACCAACAAGGTCACCGACGAGGAGCGCCAGGGAGTCCCCCACCACCTCCTCGGCGGCTTCCCGCCCGACGCCGACTTCACCGCCGGAGACTTCCGCGACGAGGCCACTCGCGCCGTCGAGTCCATCACCCTCCGCTGCCGCCTCCCCGTCGTCGCCGGCGGCTCCAACTCCTTCATCGAGGAGCTGGTCGAGGGCGCCGACCGCCAGTTCCTCCGCCGCTTCGAGTGCTGCTTCCTGTGGGTGGACGTCCACCCGCCGGTCCTGCACCGGTTCCTGGGGGAGCGGGTGGACCGCATGGTGGCTAGCGGGCTGGTCGACGAGGTGCGCGCGCTGTTCGACCCGGACGTCGTCGCGGACTACTCCCGCGGGGCCCGAAGGGCCATCGGCGTGCTGGAGATGGACCGGTTCCTCCGCGCTGAGGCGGAGAACGCCGAAGAGTCCGTCAAGGCGGCGCTGATGGAGGCGGCAATCGACGAGATCAAGGCGAAGACGTGCGAGCTAACGTGCTGTCAGCTTCAGAAAATAAACCGCCTGTGCGGCTCGTTCGGGCGGCGCGTGCGGAAGGTCGACGCCACCGACGTGTTGGTGAAGGGACGGGCGGCGGCGGACGCGGCATGGGAGGAGCTCGTTGTCGGCCCGAGCGTCGACTTTGTTGCCGATTTCTTGCAGCGCGAAGAGTCGCCGGAGGCCGAGAAGCAGCAGTTGGGCGCGACGTTAACTAATGAGCCCGTTGCATAA